tGATTGAGAAACATGAGTCCTAGTCATGGCTTTTAAGTTCATCATGATGCTTGAAATTAATTCCAAGATCCGTGCAATGAAACGAATATGATGCCTTTTTAATATGAAGCTAATGGCTTACATTCCATTGTTCTTGGTTACATGTGTCATTTGAAGAACAACTTTTAATTTGAGAAATGCATGCATACATTGGGTCATTCACTATTATATTTTCAGTGtctaattatcattattatgCCTACAGACAAATACCATGTCTAGACAAAAGTGAGGCCAGACAAGCAATTCAGCTCCCGCCCAAGCAGACTTCCATAATGCTTGAACTAGGGAACTCTACACTAAAAACTTTTCTCACCGCACTCTCATCCCTAAGCGTGAGATCTCCATAGGTGAACTTCATGAGACTATAGTGCCTGGGAGTTTTATTCCAACATTCATGCCATTTCACTTTATGGTTCTTTTGACATTAGTATCCAGAACATCCAATTCCGAGTGACTCCAGGCATGTTAGCTGATTTGCTTAATGCCCCTCGTGTGACCGACCCCCCATATCCCTATACAAGAACCTTTCCCCCAACAAGCCAGCTATCTCCACATTCTTGTGTGGATATGAGATTAATTGGGATGGTCGGACTCCTCTTCATACTATAAAGTTCCCCTTGGCTATCTCCTTCTTAATAGGGTCATGCTCACTAATCTTTACCCAGCTGCCCATAAGAGCGATATCGGCCTTGACAGAACCACTCTTCTTTATGCACTAATCAGTGTCGTTCCCATTGATTTGGGAAGTCATCTTTGTAAGATCATTCTTGAGGCTTTTTAGTCCAACAAAGTACAGACTGGATTGCCTTTTCCTTGTCTTGTCACCTGCATTACTTTATTTCAGTCAGTTGCTATTCCTCCCTCTGAGCCTAGAATCCATCTTAAGACTCCGATTGGTTGAAAGACCATTTAGCTAAGTCATGCACATATTCACCGTCATCCTTTCAACCATGAAGATCCTTTTGTAATGACTTCACAGCTGACTCGTTCTAGACCATCTGGCTCTCACTCATCTAGCTTGACACCATCTACTTCTGCACTAGACTTTAATGACCTGAACATACAGTCCATACTTGATTATTTGAGTCACATCCATGCTTGTCTTGATCACATCAATACTTGGTTTGATAGTTTGGATGCTCGAGTAGATTGCATCGAGGCTCATCTCGATTGTCGCATTGATAGCTTGGATGATCATCTAGATACCATCTGTACTCATGTTGTTCGCATCAATACTCGCTTTGATAGTCTGGACGGTCGTTTGGATAGCATGGATGGTCGTTTAGATAGTCTGGACAATCTTCGAGATAGCATGGACACTCGCATGGGCAACCTCTAATTGATGGTGACATGACTCTTCAACGATATGCAGTCGATACTAGTTCAAACCACTGATAAGGATCCAAATGATGGTTAGGATGGTTGGAGCACTGTGTAAAAAACTGGCAATTATCAGCATTTTTTTGTTTAACACACTTTTTTGCTGCGGTGTTCTTTTATGTAACTCGTCTTATGAATTATTTAatgaaacattttcttcaagaatATTGTGCAAAATTAAGCGGTTATCATGTCTATAGATCAATTATTAATCTTCTCATGTCTAATTATCTGTCATGTCTCTACCTCACTTCTTGTGCTTGTCATGTCTATGGATGCCCGTTTATACTTGAATTGTTGTTCATGAATCACTATACTTGAATGTTTATACTTGGATTCTCGTTCGACATGTGGTTTACTAATACTTAAATTTATCTTCTCCAATTCCGGTTTTTAATCCTTGGAATGTATgtcctttattttttatggatattttaattgtgaaaaatgtgcaaataattttaaattatttgtaattAGTTAACATGATAAAGTCAGCATGTAAAGTGTGTGTAATGTTAAACATTGGCCTAGTTAACCTTACAAAACTGCTCGACCACACTTATAATagaaattatgtaatttttatatttaatgataGTCtggaaatatgaaaattgaCAAAAGCAAGGTCGCTCGATCCTCGCTCTACAACGAGCTGGGGTGAGTAGAAATTTGACAAATTTGCTCAACCCTCGCTCAACACCATGCTCGAATGAAGGTCATACAGGGAGTTCACTCATCCCTCGCTCGACACCATGTTTGAGCGAGGGTTATACAGGGAGTTCGCACGATCTCACGCTTTACAATATGGTCAAGCGAGGACATCTAATCATGTCGCTTGACATTGGCTTGACATTAAGCTTGAGCGAGTGATAAACAGAGAGTTCGGTTGAGAAATCGCTTGCTCCTTGTGTCAAGTGAGGACATCCAGACACTTCGATCGACACTTGCTCAACATGGAGCTCGAGCGAGGGTCACATAGAGCTTTTCGCTCAACCATTCACTCGAGCGATTGCCTCTTCTGTCTAGTAGGCACTTGACTTCGTTCTACTTTAATCAAAGTAGGCAAAATATCATTCATCAAAACAAGcatctatatttttcttttacttaaatTGAAGTGCAAAATTTATGGCATGGGGAATATGTTTATACCATGATTCAATTTCGAAATAAACACGtcatcaattaattatataaaaaccgCATTACATACTTCCCACAACTTCAGAGATTCATCTTCAAGGGAATACAAATATTGTTCATAACAAGTAcaccacaaaaataatcaaaattacaCAAATACAAGCACATTTAAGTAGACGTTCAATGGCCACCTCTATTTGCCCACATAGATATTACGATCCCATCTCTTATTGTAACCATAGCTTGGGCTACTTCAGCTGTCATGTCCAAATTATGAGATGACCCAGCCTCGTCACCAACCTGTTGTTTAAGATCAGGGAGCTGCTTCCTACTCTAATAGTTAAATAACCAATCGTTAGGAGTTATCGTTCTATTGAAATTATTTAGCACACAACATGCTATCACAATTAGTCATTGCCTCCCAACGGAATATGAAGGCATTAAGCTTAGAATTTTAAACCGTTCTTTAAGCACAGCAAAAGTATGTTCTATAATATTACGAAGTGAAGAGTGATGGTAATTGAAATAGTTCTTGAACCTTGGAATTATTGTTGATTATGGCGATCGCTTTGGCGATACCTTTCACGGGGATAGGGGCAAAATCCCCCTTGTGCATGGGAAAGCAGAATTGACTAAATAATAACAACTTGATCACATTGATTCCAAAACACACAGTCAGCTTACTTCAAAGGGAAAAACATCACCAAAAACCAGTCGTCATctttaaataatataagaagCTTACCCTCAGGCAGCTATGGAAATTGGCCAGATCCTTCACTCAGCGCATGCATAAAGACACGAGCATCATTCGCCGTTCCCTCCTATCCTGTGTATACAAATGTAAATTTCATATCGAAATCACTTATACACAAGACATTTTGTGAAACTTGGCCATATCGATTTCTATATGCCTCACCTACTAAGGCTGGTACTACAACATTCATCATAGTGTCGTCCATCGCACCAACACATCCTGTAAACTCAGAAATAAAATCCAGATAAAAAAgctatattaaatatatagtattatgtTTTAGCACACTGCTTTGAGTTAAATATTTGTTCTAAACTTAGAAAATTCCTTATCCCAAACCACGGAAAATTTCGTGGGTTGCCAGCAATATATGGATGCACCTTGTCTGTGAAATTTGACTTGATAATGTCTCTCAAGCTCACATAGGCCCTTTATCACTCTTCTCacatttttattaattgtttggCTAGAATGTTAAAATCGGTCATTGACAATTCGTTGGGCCTGTGAGTGGCTGATATAACAAGGCAAAATATGGCTAAAGATTCCTCCACGGTGACCGATCGTCTTGAATCACGCAACAAACAATTTCCACATAACAAGGAGCATAATGCGCGAAATGTTGGTACCTCCAATCGAAACATGGTCTTACAATTATCTGGATTTCCATTcaaaactcttataatatattgatCTCCTTGAAGGTCGATGTTGTGTTGGGGCATTCTACAATCCCATTTGAGTTGAGAGCAAAAAATCCTAACAACGGTGATTATTTCAAGCGCATCATACTTATCACCACTAGAACTCCCTTCATAGTATGAGCCAACTCTTCTCCATGGTTGTTCTCACTGCATGTTAGACTTCCTGGTGACCAATTGTCAGCATTCGTGCTCTCGAAGACTTTCAATGAagttgttgtaaaataacaataGAAAGCCCTATGCATGGGCagtattttaatatatactatcatGTCAACAATTCTAAACATTAATAAATTAACAACACAAACTGAATATGCCAAATATCAACAAACACAACATTACATTAATAATACTATAGGACAAGCATAATGGCATCTCAT
This Carya illinoinensis cultivar Pawnee chromosome 11, C.illinoinensisPawnee_v1, whole genome shotgun sequence DNA region includes the following protein-coding sequences:
- the LOC122282249 gene encoding UPF0134 protein MPN_137-like, which translates into the protein MTSQLTRSRPSGSHSSSLTPSTSALDFNDLNIQSILDYLSHIHACLDHINTWFDSLDARVDCIEAHLDCRIDSLDDHLDTICTHVVRINTRFDSLDGRLDSMDGRLDSLDNLRDSMDTRMGNL